From the Alphaproteobacteria bacterium genome, one window contains:
- a CDS encoding endo alpha-1,4 polygalactosaminidase, which produces MRPSTFLIGGTLLFMIIVLVFVLMQREKVALRWAVYYHGSLPYSEFAEYDIVVFDSDSAPAFMREKTKGQIVLGYLSTSEAEEYRSYFDTIQSMDVLIAPSDQWAAHHVIDIRKPQWQEYFVHTLIPQVLQKGFDGIMLDTIDTALHLETIEPQRFAGMSKAAVNLVQSVRKAHPDIKIMLNRGFALLPEVANSIDYALAESIRVNYQPNQESPQFFPNAVYDEISTTLKAATRINPRLKIMTLDYIPIQKSTIPLVKRVYSQHRSNGFYPYVTTYDLGSHHREPE; this is translated from the coding sequence ATGAGGCCCAGTACGTTTTTGATTGGCGGCACTCTGCTATTTATGATTATTGTGTTGGTGTTTGTGCTTATGCAGCGAGAAAAAGTAGCCCTTCGCTGGGCAGTCTACTACCACGGCAGTTTGCCTTACAGCGAATTTGCCGAATATGATATTGTAGTGTTCGACAGCGACAGCGCACCGGCATTTATGCGCGAAAAAACCAAAGGACAAATTGTGCTGGGCTATTTGAGCACCAGCGAAGCCGAAGAATATCGCAGCTATTTCGATACCATTCAATCCATGGATGTGCTTATTGCCCCCAGTGACCAATGGGCAGCACATCATGTTATTGATATCCGCAAGCCACAATGGCAGGAATATTTTGTCCATACACTTATTCCGCAAGTGCTGCAAAAAGGATTTGATGGCATAATGCTCGACACTATCGATACCGCCTTGCATTTGGAAACAATAGAGCCGCAGCGCTTTGCTGGCATGTCAAAGGCGGCTGTTAATTTGGTGCAATCTGTCCGTAAAGCCCATCCTGATATTAAGATTATGCTGAATCGCGGTTTTGCGCTTTTACCGGAAGTGGCGAATTCGATTGATTACGCGCTTGCCGAAAGCATTCGTGTGAATTATCAGCCCAATCAGGAAAGCCCGCAGTTTTTTCCCAATGCTGTGTATGATGAGATAAGCACCACATTAAAGGCCGCAACGCGCATTAACCCGCGCCTTAAAATCATGACGCTGGATTATATTCCTATTCAAAAATCCACAATTCCGTTGGTTAAGCGCGTTTACTCACAGCATCGCAGCAATGGATTTTATCCTTATGTCACCACCTATGATTTGGGTAGCCACCATAGGGAGCCGGAATGA
- a CDS encoding GDP-mannose 4,6-dehydratase: protein MTSLVTGGCGFIGSHLVEKLLQQGEEVIVVDNLSTGKRENLPANAELIEGDIVDANIFTPLLDRVNHVYHLAAVASVDLSRSAWYHAHKVNIGGTVNLLHSIAQSGKDIPVVYASSAAVYGDCDQLPLSEGAPAKPLSAYGIDKLSCENHARIATSIHNIPTAGLRFFNVYGPRQDPHSPYSGVISIFMQLASEKKALTIFGNGQQSRDFVYVDDVVQTLYVAMQKLDAKAIECGVFNVGTCNAVTIKQLAEQIRTISGHEFSIHYGPAREGDIQFSYCDNSLAKSQLGYTPTCKLEEGLRKTYGSVVQS from the coding sequence ATGACAAGTTTGGTTACCGGAGGATGCGGATTTATAGGCAGTCATCTGGTCGAAAAATTATTACAACAAGGCGAAGAAGTCATTGTTGTGGATAATTTATCTACCGGCAAACGCGAAAACCTGCCCGCAAATGCCGAGCTTATTGAAGGCGATATCGTCGATGCAAATATATTTACCCCGTTATTGGATCGGGTAAATCATGTGTATCATCTGGCGGCGGTAGCCTCGGTAGATTTATCGCGAAGCGCTTGGTATCACGCGCATAAGGTCAATATTGGCGGCACGGTGAATTTGCTGCACAGTATTGCACAAAGCGGTAAAGACATCCCTGTAGTATATGCCTCATCGGCGGCGGTATATGGCGATTGCGACCAGCTCCCCCTATCGGAGGGCGCCCCTGCAAAGCCGCTCAGCGCCTATGGAATAGACAAGCTGTCCTGCGAAAATCATGCGCGCATTGCCACCAGCATACATAATATTCCTACAGCGGGATTGCGCTTTTTCAATGTGTACGGCCCCCGTCAGGATCCGCATTCACCCTATTCGGGCGTTATATCCATTTTTATGCAACTGGCCTCAGAAAAAAAAGCGCTGACTATTTTTGGCAACGGCCAGCAATCGCGTGATTTTGTGTATGTGGACGATGTCGTCCAAACGCTGTATGTGGCCATGCAAAAACTTGATGCTAAAGCTATCGAGTGCGGAGTATTTAATGTGGGCACCTGCAATGCAGTAACAATCAAGCAGCTGGCCGAACAAATCCGCACTATATCCGGTCATGAATTTTCTATTCATTACGGCCCCGCCCGCGAAGGCGATATTCAATTTTCCTATTGCGATAACAGTCTTGCTAAAAGCCAGTTGGGCTATACTCCCACTTGCAAGCTTGAAGAAGGCCTACGCAAAACCTATGGCAGTGTGGTGCAATCATGA